A DNA window from Siniperca chuatsi isolate FFG_IHB_CAS linkage group LG6, ASM2008510v1, whole genome shotgun sequence contains the following coding sequences:
- the ephx4 gene encoding epoxide hydrolase 4 produces the protein MARVLHNLLLFLIRLALKIRVLGYWSLIYGYCALCTTVALLKLWWNIILRPTTTFQWVIRETPPACLNDTSLGTHCYVRIKESGLRFHYVAAGERGKPLMLFLHGFPEFWFSWRYQLREFKSEFRVVAIDMRGYGESDLPLSTESYRFDYLVTDVKDIVEYLGYNRCCLVGHDWGGTIAWLFAIHYPEMVTKLIVLNCPHPSVFIDYALRHPSQLLKSSHFFFFQLPRFPELMLSINDFKALKALFTSRSTGIGRKGRWLTAEDLEAYLYALSQPGALTGALNYYRNVFSSLPLSQNHVRSPVLLLWGEQDAFLEQEMAEACRLYIRNHFRLNIISGASHWLQQDQPDIVNTLIWTFLKEGEGRKSYRN, from the exons ATGGCGAGAGTGCTTCACAACTTGCTATTATTTCTAATCAGACTTGCGCTGAAAATCAGAGTTTTGGGGTATTGGTCATTGATATACGGTTATTGTGCTCTTTGCACCACCGTAGCCCTGCTGAAACTTTGGTGGAACATCATCTTAAGACCGACAACAACCTTCCAATGGGTGATTCGTGAAACTCCCCCGGCATGTCTGAATGACACGTCCTTGGGAACCCACTGTTATGTTAGGATCaag GAGTCTGGCCTTAGGTTTCACTATGTTGCtgctggagagagaggaaagccgctcatgttgtttttacacgGCTTCCCTGAGTTCTG GTTCTCCTGGCGCTACCAGCTGCGTGAGTTTAAGAGTGAATTCCGCGTGGTGGCCATCGACATGCGGGGCTATGGGGAGTCCGACTTGCCGCTCTCCACTGAAAGTTATCGCTTCGATTACCTGGTTACCGACGTCAAGGATATTGTGGAGTACTTGG GATACAACAGATGTTGCCTTGTTGGCCACGACTGGGGTGGGACCATAGCGTGGCTGTTCGCCATTCACTACCCAGAGATGGTGACAAAACTCATCGTCCTAAACTGTCCCCATCCTTCTGTGTTCATAG aTTACGCCCTGCGTCACCCGAGCCAGCTGCTGAAATCCagccatttcttcttcttccagctGCCCCGCTTCCCTGAGCTCATGCTCTCCATCAATGATTTCAAG GCTCTGAAGGCCTTGTTCACCAGCCGCAGCACAGGGATCGGAAGGAAAGGCCGATGGCTCACTGCAGAGGACTTGGAGGCCTATCTGTATGCACTCTCACAGCCGGGAGCTCTGACTGGAGCCCTCAACTATTACAGGAATGTCTTCAG CTCCCTCCCCCTGAGCCAGAATCACGTCAGGTCTccggtgctgctgctgtggggTGAGCAGGACGCCTTCTTGGAGCAGGAAATGGCCGAGGCATGCCGCCTCTACATCCGGAATCATTTCCGTCTCAACATCATTTCTGGGGCCAGTCACTGGCTGCAGCAGGACCAGCCAGATATTGTGAACACCCTCATATGGACATTCCTCAAGGAGGGAGAGGGACGCAAAAGCTACAGGAACTAA